The genomic stretch TCCGAGACCATACTATATCCTCGGTGAAGATACTGAAGGACAGGTCAGGGTTTCCACCGAGACAGATCAGGAAAGCTTTAATCCCCTTGAATACACGGAAGCCCTGGGGGGGATGTTCGTAAACTGGTACGTCTTTGTCCGTGATTCCCGCGGATGGTATGCAGGCAGCGGTCCTTACTCAGACTTCCGCTGAAACAGGAAGTTCAGGATATTCTGTTTCCACGAAGTTCCGAATGCTCGGGAATAATTCCTGGCCGCTTCCTCTATTGCAAAGTCATCGCCATACTTTTCTTTAAGTTCGTGCCAGTGTTTAATGATCCACATATACAGGTCGGAGGGAGTTCTTCCGGGAAAGCGTTTGTGGATTTTCTCTGTTTTTATAATGCCGATAATCGGCTTATAGAGGTTCCGATACCATGATTTACCGGCCTCTACAAAGGGGATCTCCTCTTTTTTATCCAGATTCATAAAGTATTTATGGCCCTGAATATGCCGCAGGAGCTCAACGAAGCGGCCTGTCTCGGTGAAAGAGAGTTCATGGGGACTGATTATTCTTCCCAGTTCGCTGTTTATGAATACGTCCTGCTTTTCATAGTCGATAATCGCCTTTTTCAGGTCCTGAATGGTCATCTTCGGATCGAGGTTAATCTCGGTGGTCAGACTTGTGACTTCAGCGTCGATGGCATAGACTCCCTGATGCCTGGCGACAGAGACCCGGTGGTTTCCGTCCCGAACAAAGTAGACGCCGCCGATTTCGTAAAGCTTGATTGGCGGAAGAATCACGTCGCTTATATGAGCGCGGTCTATACTCTGCCACCTGTTTCTTATATGTTCATGCCGGGGCAGAAAGGCTTTATTAAAGTCCTTATATCGTCCCTCACTGCCGATTATCCGGTCCAGCGAGACTGTCTTCATTCCCTGATAGGATTCTCCCTTGGGACGCAGCAGATTGCGTACGTCCTGCAGCGAGAGTAGTTCCTGCCGTTCAGGGCTTAAATAATTCAGGATCATTCCCAGGGTGGCTTTACCCTTGGCTTTATTAAAATCCTCCTGGGCTTTTTGGGCTATAAAATGCTTCACGAAAAATCCTCTATATCCAGTACTACGTGATCATAGGCATTTATCACGCGCGTGTCTTTATAGACGGTGTCGCGCTGAGCATTCAGATCGTAAAGATGCACGTGCCCGTGAATAAGATACCGCGGTCTAAATATATCCATAAACAGTCGAAAAAACCGGAACCCCCGGTGGCAGGAGTCCTCTTTGTCATGAATGTTCCGGGGAGGAGCATGGGTAAGCAGAATATCAAGGTATCTTCCGTATCGCAGACGGTTCCAGATCAGCCTGGGGAGCAGGCGAAGGGCATACAGGAACATTCCACGTTCGGTAAACTGGTTGTCTCCCTGGTTGTAACGCATGCTGCCTCCGAGACCGGCAATCAGCAGGCCCTTGACGCGTGTGATCCGTCCGCCAACATAGGTTGCTCCATAGGAATGGTAGTGATGAAAGGCTTCGGGATTCAGGCTGTAGATATTACGGAACTCCGAGCGGTAATCCCTGATTCGTTCAAGATTATGGTTACCAAAGACAAAACAGAGAGGTACATTAAGGGAGGAAACAATGAAACCGTAATACTCCAGATGCAGGTCCCCGGCAGCCAGAACCAGCTGTACACCAGAGAACCGATCCTTGATGCTGTTTGAATAGACCAGGGGATCCACATGATCCGCAATGCAGAGGACCTTCATTTAAGGAACTTACCGTTTTACCGTCGCGGAGCGCAGCTCTACACCCTTGAGCAGCTCCTGAAGCTTGTCCTTGTTCACCAGATCAATGGGTCGGGATTCCACAAAATCCATGGCGACCCTTGAGAAATTGGAGCTTGATACCATTATGCCCCGCTGAACGGAATATTTTTTCATTAATTCATGAAAGTTTCTGACCGTAGATTCCGGGATCATCTCCGGGATTCTCAGAAAATGGAGCAGCCGGGGCAGTTTTCGCGTGTTCCGCCAGCGGGTATCATCGTCCACGGCAATGATCTGACATCCGTTGGGTATTTCCGAGAGGTCCCGTACTCGTAACCCCATTTCGCCGCAGGTGGCTTTGCACATCTCATGGAATTCCTGAGGTCCGGCGGTCAGATAATCCTTCAGGCGGTCATCGGTTCTGAGGTCCTGATACTGGCTGAGTTTTTCCGCCACGTCCCGGAACTGTGGTTTTTTCGAGTAAATCT from Marispirochaeta sp. encodes the following:
- a CDS encoding transcriptional regulator → MKHFIAQKAQEDFNKAKGKATLGMILNYLSPERQELLSLQDVRNLLRPKGESYQGMKTVSLDRIIGSEGRYKDFNKAFLPRHEHIRNRWQSIDRAHISDVILPPIKLYEIGGVYFVRDGNHRVSVARHQGVYAIDAEVTSLTTEINLDPKMTIQDLKKAIIDYEKQDVFINSELGRIISPHELSFTETGRFVELLRHIQGHKYFMNLDKKEEIPFVEAGKSWYRNLYKPIIGIIKTEKIHKRFPGRTPSDLYMWIIKHWHELKEKYGDDFAIEEAARNYSRAFGTSWKQNILNFLFQRKSE
- a CDS encoding metallophosphoesterase, yielding MKVLCIADHVDPLVYSNSIKDRFSGVQLVLAAGDLHLEYYGFIVSSLNVPLCFVFGNHNLERIRDYRSEFRNIYSLNPEAFHHYHSYGATYVGGRITRVKGLLIAGLGGSMRYNQGDNQFTERGMFLYALRLLPRLIWNRLRYGRYLDILLTHAPPRNIHDKEDSCHRGFRFFRLFMDIFRPRYLIHGHVHLYDLNAQRDTVYKDTRVINAYDHVVLDIEDFS